The Astatotilapia calliptera chromosome 22, fAstCal1.2, whole genome shotgun sequence region CACAGTATTTGCTCACTGACGCAATTTTCAAACTTCATTTAAAATCTGCGGTGTAGCAAACACGTCCACAGCCTGTTTAAGTGTCGCTATTTCCCGTTAAATGTTTGTATTTACCGTGTTTTCTTCAAGGCGTTTTAACCTTCCTCCGATTCTGCACGCCCCGCTTTACGGCTgctgaacaaaaacactgcCGTAAAGTGACCGACTGGGGTGGAAACACATCTGCCCTTCTTTTGCACCACCGCCATCTGCTGGTGTGGCCTCAAAAGtacagttacattttatttagcaaTTTAACAAAGCTGTGTTGAAGCAGCACCAAAGTTTagcgattttcagaaaaaattCGATGATTTTGATAATGTGTAATATTAAAGTATAATAAGATATAATAATCCTAATCCAATGTTGCTTTTAAGAGAACTATAGAGAAGATTATGAGGAGTTGCACTGTTTTTCTGTGGCTGTACACAGCAAAAACTGTAGTGTTGAATCAACTCCCACAGAgttgattttaacattttttcaggGTTTATATAGCTCCACACTCTACAGAGTTGaattaacattttcaaaatagtTAATTATTTAACACTTTGTCAGAGTTCCTTCTTTAACTCTTAAAACTgggttaaattaacactgagcaaattattattaacacCATGTCTGAGTTAATTTTTAACTCTTAAAACCgggttaaattaacactgagcaaattattattaacacCATGTCTGAGTTAATTTTTAACTCTTAAAACCgggttaaattaacactgagcaaattattattaacacCATGTCTGAGTTAATTTTTTAACTCACCAAACTGGGTTAAATTAACACTACACAGATTGAAAAATAACACTACTTTAACTCTTTAATCTTTTATTAAGGTAGTTTTAATCCCTAAAAGAACTATTTATGTAATAGattaacataactttttaacGACAACAAGTACAATCATGAGAATAATTTCAAGAAAACTGTACATTgtccaaaaacatttattatcaTGCTTCTTTTTCCCAGAAAGTGaatcaaaacataataaatgaaGATATAATGTACAAACTTTCATCTGCAGCACTGTATGAGTTTTGAATATCAAATGGTCTGTGACATTTGAGTTCAGTTATTTTTATGACACACCGTTCTTCAGTTTGTACTACTTTGAATGCATGGTGATGTTCATCAAAGTTTTCAGTAAAGAGTTTGTGTGTcaacaaaaaaatgtcattttcaacCATAAGTGTATCAATTATTTGACAAAAGACTGGCATGTCTTCCTCCATTGTACTGCAAACAACGAGTCCAGCTTTGTACTCTACACCATCAATTTTAACCCAACTTGTTGAGAAAACATCTTTTGATAATAGCATTTCACTATTGACCACACTTTCACCTcttaaagaaaatgatttaattGGCCCAAACTCCTTCTGTTTAAGAGAAAAGGTTTCCCAGTGATAAGCAATGGCCATCTGATGCCGTTTAGCAAGCGATTTGGTGAGGTTTTTGAAATTTTTGAAATAATCTTTGAACAACTTGTGCTTAGCTTCAAACCTCATACTCCACATATACAGTAAAGGGCCAATTTTTCGAATACAGGATGGGTAATGAATCATAAAATGATGCTTAGGAATCAAGTTTCTGTGTGGATACGTGTGCTTAAATAGTTTGTGGTGGTCAATAATCAAATTCTTCAAATATATAGTCATTCCCAGAGTGAGACAAGGTGAAAAAACAATGTTCATTATTTGaagtaacaacaataacaaattcCAGTGTCTGTTCCCTGCAGGAATAATGTCACCAAACAAAAGTGGGATGTTTTTCACAAGACAGAATGTCTGGATAGAGTTCAAACCAATGCTATTGCCAGCACTGTCCAATATGATTTTAGTGGGCcggttttttctttctaaaaatcCATAGTCAAAACCATAAATCCTAGAAAGCAAGTTCTGTTCTGATATGAAGTGTTGCGTAAGATACTCAAAAAGCAATTTGACCTCATACTGAGCCACACCTTCAAGAAGGTCATGCATTATATCAAATGAGTAGTTATTGCAAATATGGTAATACTGCAATGAATTGAGTGCAGAATTTCTTTTCAACCCATACAGTGACTTCAATTTAGGATCTTCCCGAAGAGACTGGCAATGTATGTCAAACAAATCTTTCCCACGAAGAATAATTTTAGGATCATCCTCACTGTACACCATTTGACAATCATTCTTCTCAATCAAACAAAGGCGACAGAAATGACGGCTACTGAACGACTCATTAAAACCAAGAATTGAGTGCATCCCTAGGTTATCTCCAGTGATCTGTGATATTGTGCCATATACCtgctcatcagaaaatggaagacttAGCCCTTGGCTTTCCAGTTTTTTGACATCATTTATCAGTGGTTCCAGTATAACATCAAAACCATACTTTTGCAGATCTGGTGTGTGGAAAAGTGACACTAAATGAATGTTCATCAAAATGGAATTAAATTTTGGGGGCAAGTTTcttataacaaaataaatacagccAATTTTGTGAATTCCGCGTTTAGAGCCAAGAGGATTGGCTGTTTCAAAGTCATCATAGTATAGCTGAATTTGTAATGCATGCCTTTTGGCTGAAAACAAAGGGTGAGTTTTAAAGTAACTTCCATCACAAAAGTCATGATAAGCATCAGGCTCTGAGCTacactctctctgcaggaaaaCACAAATCTCTGGATTTCTAAACATGAACTTCAAAGACTCCAAAATAGGTACATATATAAAAGTATCCTTCACAGGTACTTGATCATAAGTACCAAACTTCTGATTTCGCCTGATGTCATACCTCACTCCAAGTGTTATTTCTCTAGGTTCTACAACTCCCCATTTTAGATTGAAGTATTTATTTCGTTTCCATTCTGTGTTCAGATTGGTGAAAGGGTTTTCAAAATTTTCAAaacattcatttattaaagATATGCTGGAGTCCTTTGTGGGTAACGCAGAAAGAATGGCCTGCTTTGCTTCTGAGCGAAGCTCACTTGTTAATTCCTCCAAATCGCCTACAAGTGAGGATACTAAACTGTTAGAAAGGCCACTACCCTGCAGTTTGGCCACAATGGATGCACAGATTTCTTTGGATGAATCCCTTGTAAGTACTGAATCAATGCTCACTGGAACACTGGAAGAACTAGACTCTGGAAGAACACTGGGAGAACTGTGAGGAAGATAAGAGGAATTAAACTGGTCCTCCAAAGCAGGTGAAACTGTGTCATTAGAAAAAGAAGCAATGGCTGAAGTTCGATCATTGTGGTCAACATTGCTGTGAAAACTGAGGTGCTTCCTAAAGCCTGCATAAGTTTGGAACTGAAGCCTGCAGCCTGGCTGCCAACAACACAACTTAAACTTAGGTCCAGGATAATAACCATGTTCACCTCTTAAATGTGAAATCAGCTGCTGACTGCTGAGATAAGCTCTCTTACACAAAAAACATGTCagcattttaatgatttttactTAGGTTGTGAGAAGAATTTCCTGGTTAAGGATTTTGGCTCTCAAGTCACGCACTCTTGGGGACTCCTTCATTTTCCCCATATCAATATTGTATACTGTTGTCTGCAGAAATGTGTAGAAATTCACAAGTGCAGCATCATAAGACACATTGAACACAAAATGAGCTTTAAAAAGCTCATCAAATGCCCCAAGGGAGCGGCTGGCCTGGCAGGGGATGAGACGCTTGTCTATGGCAACATAGAAGCTGTCGACCTTCCTCTTCTGGCGCCCAACAGCCAGGAGGTATGGCTGCTGACTCTGCTGATTCTGGAGATGCTCTTCCAAACTGCAGCAAGactggagttgagacaaagatACTGAGCATTAGACACAGGAGCAAGTCAGAGATaatagcatcacagaaatgagtATGTAAACCTCCTTTGTAAGCTCAACTGTAATTTGTTTCATTCACCTCTTAACCAGTGACATGACAACTTATGACAAAAactataaatattaaattaccTTATGAAAGACTACAAGTCTCTCAACAGCATCAGAGGCGCTGATTTTTTGATACTTTGGTCCTCCTGGGGGTGGCGGAAGTAGATGTAACAGTAACAACAGGGAGGCCATGTCTTGGTCAAAGGCTGCGGCCAAAGAGTCACAAGAATCAATTGACAGCAAATCTTTCAAATGCAATTTTTAAGGAGAACTAGAAACACTTCCTAAGAAAGTTGAAATGTGCTGTCATAAACATTAAACTAACAGCTAAAGAAAACTGATGAAGCAAAGCTAACAGGTGAATGAATTGGTATTTATTAATAGAATCCTGATGCTATTGAACTTTAACTGCTTATAGCAAATCATATTTAACAAACTCACTTGCTGCCTCATCAAGATCACTTCCTGGTGGACTCTCTGCTGACTGCACCAATTGACGCAACTCTACTGTTGAGGTGAGCTGCTTGGCCTCTTTGATGATTTGATACCTAAAGATTGGATCCCATTTCTGAAGCAGCCTGGTAGATATCTCATCATCAAACAGGAGAGTGAAGTCTTGATTCACctttaagaaagaaaatctaCTACTGCCACATTCATCTTGAAATTTAAAGTGATATTAGAAATTCCACTGAATATTCTCACCAATCCTCTTGTATCCAAGAATCTTGGGAAGATAGACAGGATATCAAGACTTTTGTCAGGATCATTGATgaccttctgacgatgctgaaAGGTCTCTCTCATCTTCTGGAAAATCAAGGAAGTGTCGGATGTATGTTTCAGCAAAGAGATGGCCTCCTGGCAAGCATCTCCATCAAGCTGCATGTCGACATTAATGGGCCTTTGGTAATTTGGGCCCcctgaagaaaaacacacaaacataaaagcatAGGTGCTGATCAGATaggtaaatgaaaacaaaatagtaTCTAATGTAAATGAGCACATTATCTAGTTTGTGGACACTTAATTTCTTACCTCCTTGAGTAAAGCCAGTGGAGCTACTTGGTGGTGCAGATCCTCTTCTAGTCTTTCTCTGTATCGTTTTCAAACGCCAAGAAATGTATCCAGTGCTGCTTGCAGCATCATAGAAGTGTtcctaaaatgtaaatacattcAAAAATAATGTGTTGTCAATCTGAAAATTTTTAGAACTTAAATGTGAACGCACACAAATCCCAATGATGCACAGCATGAAAATTATGTAAACAAAGTGCAATAGTAGTGACTATACATAGCCTTTCTTGGAGTATGGGTCTTTCAGGGATGGGAACAATGTCACTACCCCTAGCGCGTACTGTTCTCTAACAGCTTTGGTGGGGAGGTGCCTgaaaaacgattttaaattaACATGCTTAAGTAATGGCAAAATAGTaacttgtatttaaaaaaaaataaaatgcacaaatagAACACACATACCCATGGCAATCAATCATGTGAGCCACTATTATATTGACCATTTTTCTTCTGGTAGCATCTGTCAGAGTTTGTGTTGTGTGATATTCCTGGAGAACCTCTTCACCACCTGAATTGGTTCCAAGTACACCTTCAATtaacttgagaaaaaaaaagatgcaaaaagtGAGGAATAGCTTTTCTACATATTAAGAATAATGAAGTAGAAAAAATACTATGAGAACTGAGTTTTGTCACAACCTTTTTAGCAGATGCTGCATCAACAGTACCCTCAACTCTTGTTTTCTTCCTGGGACCCTCATCTAGAAGTATAGTTGATGTACTTGCATTTGAGCTGAAGCTTGAGTCAGAACAATCAGATGCAGAAGACAAGGAGTAATCAGAAAattctaaaaggaaaaaacaacattattcTGTAAGGtgtagaaaaacaaatctgGCTGCAGATTTTTAACTAACAAGGCAACATCACACTGCAGACCTGACTCATTTAAATTAACTGATCTCAATGTTCAAACAGCTGATTGGTCAAATTGTGTGCTCCTGATTATTTGGAACAACCAGCAGCCACACAGCCCTTCCCCATGTCTGGTGTTGAGCTTGCCCCTTTAAATTTCTCACCATCACTTGAGAAAACTGTTAGGACCACAGTGCCTTGGCTGATAAGATCACTGAAAATCACTTCATCAACTTCTGTCCCTGTTGCATCTTTGTACACTACTTTTGCATCAGGTGGCAGGCAAAATCTCTCGATGACTGGAAAAGATAAGATATATCTGAGTGCACCTTTTAAGTAAACTGTTCTTGCCTCACATTCACTAAAGTGATACACCACTGTATGATTCAAGAGACTTGGCGAAACGCCCTACAAAAAATTCTGTCCCCCCAACTAAAATTAGGTAAGATATAAACAAACCTTTTTCATGAAACTGCATAAACTCAAAACGCCCATCAACCTCTTCCAACTTCACATACTTCTGCTGTTGGCAGTATCGAACCTGAACCAGCATTTTACtgggataaaataataacaaagatGGCATAGTATTTGACATTTAGAGCAATTCAAGCACAAATGATTAAAACACTGACATATACCGTACATGGTGATTAATACTGACCATGCGTTTGAATTTCACTGCAATAACATTTAATGTTATCAAATAAACCTGTGTCTGTCCATGCAGGAGTCCAATTGATACATAacacaatacaaaatacacGTTAATCTATGGTGTAGTTTACACCAGACACGGAGTGCTACGAAGCGATTGTTTCGGTATCTGGTCTATTTTTTGCGTGGCCCACGCATGTTCCGCAGGAAGTTACACCAAGACACACAAGACAATCCAGGCAATTTTGAAGATAAAAGCTattctccaaaataaaatactgcgATTGACAAATGCGATCAGATTTGTGTATGAAAAGAGACAATAGAGATGAAAATGAACACATAGCAAAGGAGGGGACAGCCTAACTGACTATGTTTGGGGCGGGTGTCTCAAAGGGAGaagagagtgagacagagagagagacagattagAGACAAGTCAGCGATGAACGATGTCAAAGTAAAAGCAGGAGTGACTAAAACAAGCTCTCTTCAATTATTTTGGGATGTTATTTACTTATCAATTGTGAAAAAATTACTCTGAATAAACAGAGAAGCAAAAACGCTCATGAACTGGCGTGGAGAAAGACGTGTCTGTGTGAACAGGGGAAAAGCTGAACTTGGCGCGGCGCTTCCACGTGCAGTGTCTACCGTCACTTACGAGTAAAAAGACTGCAACATTAGCATTGGAGGCTAAATAGAATTTTCGACACATCTCCTCCTCTATTAAAGCTCGTTTTCAGCAACCGAACACCAAGAAACATCAAGAAAACCTCACTGCGCCGATAGAATACTGTGAATTTTATATAAGTTTGAATAACTTACCGTTTGTGTAAAATACTCCAAGCAGCACGGCAGGCATCCACCACGGTGTAACCAGCAGAAGCACATGGAAAATCGGCCCGGCAGAGCAAACTATTAATTGATCCACGGGTTTACCTGGGCAGAAGCCCAGGGGCCTACCAAGTTAAATAACTCTCTTCAGAGTTCATTTGCTTGGACTTGAATAACACTGTTTAATAACTCCAACACTGAATACTATTTGAATCAGAATGTGTTAATATGACACTTTGAGAGTGGAAATCAACTCTAACATCTTTAACCCTGAAATTTTAACACTCCAGTTTTTGCTGTGTAGATAAAGCATATGATAGGGTTACAAGAGAGAATGAAGCTGCATGAGGAAGTAaggagtggcagagaagtaTGCGAGGCTGGTGCAGGATGTGAATGAGGACAGTGAGACAGTGGTCAGATAAGCGGTAAGAGTAACAGATGAGTTCAAGGTGGGGGTGAGATTTTGGTTTGCAGTGGTGAgggacaggctgacagatgagatcaggcaggaggctccgtggactgagagtagggagcaggtagaagaaagcctggagaggtggaggcatgctctggagagaagaagaagagtgaaAGCCATTAGAAGCAAGACAGCATACGTGTCTGTGAATGAGAGGAAGACAGATATAACAGGAGATGCAGGGAGAATGAGTAGATGCTGGATAAcagtattttttagtttttctacataataaagaaatgtggtaaatgaaagaaatgtgtcAGCACAGCTCTTAaggcttaaattgtaagaaataaatgcataaaatgacagaaatagTTATGGGGGCTCATTGCCCAGATTGCactttaattataattatagttTCTGGTAATTCACAGAAGATTtccttgtttttgaaactttggACTCATTGTGGAAAAACAGAACTTTTTATAGCCGATAATGAtctgttacttaattactttagtGTAGTAGGAATGGCCGTGGGTTACGTCTCCTTATAaacaggaaaagctgtaaaacttcaAATAAAGGCTGAAATCTATGCCCTCCTTTACATTTTTCAAAGCCGTCCAGTGGgtcagattggagtctttgccggGCCGAGtctggcccccgggccttatATTTGACATCCTCGATGTACGATTTGGACAATATAAAGGCAGGATGGGGAGCTCGAGCCAGAGCTGAAGATGGTGAAATTATAGTTGGCTTGATCAGAATGGACAGGATTAGATACAAGTATATCAGAGACAAAATTAGAGAGTCAAGTGCATTTGAATAGCAGCACCTGGGTGCTTATCTTAGTCCCATGGTAGTAGCAAACATGAGCTTATTAATGTATAAAGTAAATAATGACAGGGTATATTATGTCATGTGGTGCTTGTTTGAAgttgtatttattgattttaagaCCTGCTGaggatcagattatattttacTATGTCTGATATGTAAATCTTGCCACAAAACGTCTTTAGTGATTTCACGtctgacacatttttaaaataagttaatTTGCTCTAATTGATTCTAATTCATAACAGATCAACAACAAGTCGCTGCATTGGTGCAACatcagtttgtgtttatttattttgtcccCAAAGGTCCACAAGTTGTCTTTCACAGTCCTGCGTGTCGATCCCCACACAATTTCGGGGCTTTTAACAGTGACAGGAAATACACAAACAGTATAATAACACTTAAATATTGCTATCTATAAATGCTAACCTTTT contains the following coding sequences:
- the LOC113015024 gene encoding uncharacterized protein LOC113015024 isoform X3 produces the protein MSNTMPSLLLFYPSKMLVQVRYCQQQKYVKLEEVDGRFEFMQFHEKEFSDYSLSSASDCSDSSFSSNASTSTILLDEGPRKKTRVEGTVDAASAKKLIEGVLGTNSGGEEVLQEYHTTQTLTDATRRKMVNIIVAHMIDCHGHLPTKAVREQYALGVVTLFPSLKDPYSKKGYEHFYDAASSTGYISWRLKTIQRKTRRGSAPPSSSTGFTQGGGPNYQRPINVDMQLDGDACQEAISLLKHTSDTSLIFQKMRETFQHRQKVINDPDKSLDILSIFPRFLDTRGLVNQDFTLLFDDEISTRLLQKWDPIFRYQIIKEAKQLTSTVELRQLVQSAESPPGSDLDEAATFDQDMASLLLLLHLLPPPPGGPKYQKISASDAVERLVVFHKSCCSLEEHLQNQQSQQPYLLAVGRQKRKVDSFYVAIDKRLIPCQASRSLGAFDELFKAHFVFNVSYDAALVNFYTFLQTTVYNIDMGKMKESPRVRDLRAKILNQEILLTT
- the LOC113015024 gene encoding uncharacterized protein LOC113015024 isoform X1; translation: MSNTMPSLLLFYPSKMLVQVRYCQQQKYVKLEEVDGRFEFMQFHEKVIERFCLPPDAKVVYKDATGTEVDEVIFSDLISQGTVVLTVFSSDEFSDYSLSSASDCSDSSFSSNASTSTILLDEGPRKKTRVEGTVDAASAKKLIEGVLGTNSGGEEVLQEYHTTQTLTDATRRKMVNIIVAHMIDCHGHLPTKAVREQYALGVVTLFPSLKDPYSKKGYEHFYDAASSTGYISWRLKTIQRKTRRGSAPPSSSTGFTQGGGPNYQRPINVDMQLDGDACQEAISLLKHTSDTSLIFQKMRETFQHRQKVINDPDKSLDILSIFPRFLDTRGLVNQDFTLLFDDEISTRLLQKWDPIFRYQIIKEAKQLTSTVELRQLVQSAESPPGSDLDEAATFDQDMASLLLLLHLLPPPPGGPKYQKISASDAVERLVVFHKSCCSLEEHLQNQQSQQPYLLAVGRQKRKVDSFYVAIDKRLIPCQASRSLGAFDELFKAHFVFNVSYDAALVNFYTFLQTTVYNIDMGKMKESPRVRDLRAKILNQEILLTT
- the LOC113015024 gene encoding uncharacterized protein LOC113015024 isoform X2 gives rise to the protein MLVQVRYCQQQKYVKLEEVDGRFEFMQFHEKVIERFCLPPDAKVVYKDATGTEVDEVIFSDLISQGTVVLTVFSSDEFSDYSLSSASDCSDSSFSSNASTSTILLDEGPRKKTRVEGTVDAASAKKLIEGVLGTNSGGEEVLQEYHTTQTLTDATRRKMVNIIVAHMIDCHGHLPTKAVREQYALGVVTLFPSLKDPYSKKGYEHFYDAASSTGYISWRLKTIQRKTRRGSAPPSSSTGFTQGGGPNYQRPINVDMQLDGDACQEAISLLKHTSDTSLIFQKMRETFQHRQKVINDPDKSLDILSIFPRFLDTRGLVNQDFTLLFDDEISTRLLQKWDPIFRYQIIKEAKQLTSTVELRQLVQSAESPPGSDLDEAATFDQDMASLLLLLHLLPPPPGGPKYQKISASDAVERLVVFHKSCCSLEEHLQNQQSQQPYLLAVGRQKRKVDSFYVAIDKRLIPCQASRSLGAFDELFKAHFVFNVSYDAALVNFYTFLQTTVYNIDMGKMKESPRVRDLRAKILNQEILLTT
- the LOC113015024 gene encoding uncharacterized protein LOC113015024 isoform X4, with product MPAVLLGVFYTNEFSDYSLSSASDCSDSSFSSNASTSTILLDEGPRKKTRVEGTVDAASAKKLIEGVLGTNSGGEEVLQEYHTTQTLTDATRRKMVNIIVAHMIDCHGHLPTKAVREQYALGVVTLFPSLKDPYSKKGYEHFYDAASSTGYISWRLKTIQRKTRRGSAPPSSSTGFTQGGGPNYQRPINVDMQLDGDACQEAISLLKHTSDTSLIFQKMRETFQHRQKVINDPDKSLDILSIFPRFLDTRGLVNQDFTLLFDDEISTRLLQKWDPIFRYQIIKEAKQLTSTVELRQLVQSAESPPGSDLDEAATFDQDMASLLLLLHLLPPPPGGPKYQKISASDAVERLVVFHKSCCSLEEHLQNQQSQQPYLLAVGRQKRKVDSFYVAIDKRLIPCQASRSLGAFDELFKAHFVFNVSYDAALVNFYTFLQTTVYNIDMGKMKESPRVRDLRAKILNQEILLTT